A region from the Dinoroseobacter shibae DFL 12 = DSM 16493 genome encodes:
- a CDS encoding DUF5333 family protein — MIRAAVISLLLAGPAFSQELRPAPDYYTDAVFAVTMAEALATGCATVGVDIGAVSEQMTRLEAQLSEDGFDTATPFEQMLDPSAVFDAMGRAFLAKHPIEGQGTEAVCNAASAEIADETLIGSLLLEAPR; from the coding sequence GTGATCCGCGCGGCCGTCATATCGCTCCTCCTGGCTGGCCCCGCGTTCAGCCAGGAGTTGAGGCCCGCGCCGGACTACTATACCGACGCGGTCTTTGCCGTGACCATGGCCGAGGCGCTGGCCACCGGCTGCGCCACCGTGGGCGTCGATATCGGCGCGGTGTCGGAGCAGATGACCCGGCTGGAGGCCCAGCTGTCCGAGGACGGGTTCGACACGGCCACGCCGTTCGAGCAGATGCTGGATCCCAGCGCGGTGTTCGATGCGATGGGGCGGGCGTTTCTGGCCAAGCACCCGATCGAGGGGCAGGGGACCGAGGCCGTTTGCAACGCCGCCAGCGCCGAGATCGCGGACGAGACCCTGATCGGGTCGCTGCTGCTGGAGGCGCCGCGATGA
- the nuoG gene encoding NADH-quinone oxidoreductase subunit NuoG encodes MSDLRKVVIDGIEVEVDGAMTLIQACEEAGIEIPRFCYHERLSIAGNCRMCLVEVVGGPPKPAASCAMQVRDLRPGPEGQPPVVKTNSPMVKKAREGVMEFLLINHPLDCPICDQGGECDLQDQAMAYGVDFSRFREPKRAVEDLDLGPLVGTHMTRCISCTRCVRFTTEVAGITQMGQTGRGEDAEITSYLNQTLDSNLQGNIIDLCPVGALVSKPYAFTARPWELTKTETIDVMDALGSSIRVDTKGREVMRILPRNHDGVNEEWISDKTRFIWDGLRRQRLDKPYIRENGKLRPASWPEALSAAATAMRGKALAGIVGDLAPVEAAYALRQLIEGQGGVVECRTDGARLPAGNRSGYVGTAAIEEIDTAEMILLVGTNPRVEAPVLNARIRKAWAGGADVGLIGQAVDLTYEYAHMGTDRAALAALVDKGVSDETREKDSLIIVGQGALNEADGAAVLGHVMAFAEASNSKLLVLHTAAGRVGAMDAGCTAENGMDDVAKAEVVYNLGADEVEIAPGPFVIYQGSHGDRGAHRADVILPGAAYTEEPGLFVNTEGRPQLALRANFAPGEAKENWAILRALSAELGATLPYDSLAQLRQALVKDVPHLAEVDAVPQNEWQPLPRGTLGKADFRGVIGDFYLTNPIARASALMGELSAAAKARGSTAMAAE; translated from the coding sequence ATGTCTGATCTGCGCAAAGTCGTCATCGACGGGATCGAAGTGGAAGTGGACGGGGCGATGACCCTGATCCAGGCCTGCGAGGAAGCGGGGATCGAAATCCCGCGGTTTTGCTATCACGAGCGGCTGAGCATCGCCGGCAACTGCCGGATGTGCCTGGTCGAGGTGGTGGGCGGGCCGCCCAAGCCCGCGGCCTCCTGCGCGATGCAGGTGCGCGATCTGCGGCCAGGGCCCGAGGGCCAGCCGCCGGTTGTGAAGACCAACTCGCCCATGGTCAAGAAGGCCCGCGAGGGGGTGATGGAGTTCCTTCTCATCAATCACCCGCTGGATTGCCCGATCTGCGACCAGGGCGGCGAGTGCGACCTGCAGGACCAGGCGATGGCCTATGGCGTCGATTTCAGCCGCTTCCGCGAGCCCAAGCGCGCGGTCGAGGACCTCGACCTCGGGCCGCTGGTGGGCACGCATATGACGCGCTGCATCTCCTGCACCCGCTGCGTGCGCTTCACCACCGAGGTGGCGGGGATCACCCAGATGGGCCAGACCGGCCGGGGCGAGGATGCCGAGATCACGAGTTACCTCAACCAGACGCTCGACAGCAATTTGCAGGGCAATATCATAGACTTGTGCCCGGTGGGTGCACTTGTCTCGAAACCCTACGCCTTCACCGCGCGCCCCTGGGAGCTGACCAAGACCGAGACCATCGACGTGATGGACGCGCTCGGCTCGAGCATCCGCGTGGACACCAAGGGGCGCGAAGTCATGCGCATCCTGCCGCGCAACCATGACGGCGTGAACGAGGAATGGATTTCCGACAAGACCCGCTTCATCTGGGACGGGTTGCGGCGGCAGCGGTTGGACAAGCCCTATATCCGCGAGAACGGCAAGCTGCGTCCCGCGTCCTGGCCAGAGGCGCTCTCGGCGGCGGCCACGGCCATGAGGGGCAAGGCGCTCGCCGGGATCGTGGGCGACCTGGCCCCGGTCGAGGCGGCCTATGCGCTCAGGCAGCTGATCGAAGGGCAGGGCGGTGTGGTCGAATGCCGGACCGATGGCGCCAGGCTACCCGCGGGCAACCGCTCCGGCTATGTCGGGACCGCTGCGATCGAGGAGATCGACACGGCCGAGATGATCCTGCTCGTGGGCACCAATCCCCGCGTCGAGGCGCCGGTGCTGAACGCGCGCATCCGCAAGGCCTGGGCGGGCGGCGCGGATGTGGGGCTGATCGGGCAAGCCGTCGATCTGACCTACGAGTACGCCCATATGGGCACGGATCGCGCGGCGCTGGCGGCCCTGGTCGACAAGGGGGTCTCCGACGAAACCCGCGAGAAGGACAGCCTGATCATCGTCGGGCAGGGCGCGTTGAACGAGGCCGATGGCGCCGCCGTTCTGGGCCATGTCATGGCCTTCGCCGAGGCGAGCAATTCGAAACTGCTGGTGCTGCACACCGCCGCCGGGCGCGTGGGCGCGATGGATGCGGGCTGCACCGCCGAGAACGGCATGGACGACGTGGCGAAGGCGGAGGTGGTCTACAACCTCGGCGCCGACGAGGTCGAGATCGCGCCGGGGCCCTTCGTGATCTACCAGGGCTCCCACGGGGATCGCGGCGCGCACCGGGCCGACGTGATCCTGCCGGGGGCGGCCTATACCGAGGAACCGGGGCTCTTCGTGAACACCGAAGGGCGTCCGCAACTGGCGTTGCGCGCCAATTTCGCACCGGGCGAGGCCAAGGAGAACTGGGCGATCCTGCGCGCGCTGTCGGCGGAACTGGGTGCTACGCTGCCCTATGACAGCCTCGCGCAACTGCGCCAGGCGCTGGTCAAGGATGTCCCGCACCTGGCAGAGGTGGACGCGGTGCCGCAAAACGAATGGCAGCCGCTGCCCAGGGGCACGCTCGGCAAGGCCGATTTCCGCGGCGTGATCGGCGATTTCTACCTGACCAACCCGATCGCCCGCGCCAGTGCGCTGATGGGCGAGTTGAGTGCCGCCGCCAAGGCCCGCGGCAGCACGGCGATGGCCGCAGAATAA
- a CDS encoding NADH-quinone oxidoreductase subunit E produces MLRRLHAEQPADFAFTPENEAWALTQMTKFPEGRQASAIIPILWRAQEQEGWLSKPAIEYVADMLDMPYIRALEVATFYFMFQLQPVGSVAHIQICGTTSCMICGAEDLVAVCKEKIAPRAHQLSADGKFSWEEVECLGSCANAPMAQIGKDYYEDLTVESFSALLDRMAAGEVPVPGPQNGRYTSEPAGGLTSLTEYEAGKDPYNASARLAVDLGDTLKRIDGSEVPLTAPWLGKDAALPKPANRQDAPVAEAKSVAAEAAPDPAVAPAATPAEAPKVTPTAVLPGQAELATRKGNWKYGAAAPQQGAKPKMLESARAGGADDLKKIKGVGPKLETLLNSMGIYHFDQIAAWSDAELAWVDENLEGFKGRASRDEWVAQAKTLASGGETEFSSRVTKGDVY; encoded by the coding sequence ATGCTGCGTCGTCTTCACGCCGAACAACCCGCGGATTTCGCGTTCACGCCCGAGAATGAGGCCTGGGCGCTGACGCAGATGACCAAGTTTCCCGAGGGGCGACAGGCCAGCGCGATCATTCCGATCCTGTGGCGCGCGCAGGAACAGGAAGGCTGGCTCAGCAAACCCGCCATCGAATACGTCGCGGACATGCTGGACATGCCCTATATCCGGGCGCTGGAAGTGGCGACATTCTACTTCATGTTCCAGCTGCAACCCGTTGGATCCGTGGCGCATATCCAGATTTGCGGCACGACCTCCTGCATGATCTGCGGGGCGGAGGACCTGGTCGCGGTCTGCAAGGAGAAGATCGCGCCGCGCGCCCATCAGCTGAGCGCCGATGGCAAGTTCTCTTGGGAAGAGGTCGAGTGCCTCGGTTCCTGTGCCAACGCGCCCATGGCCCAGATCGGCAAGGATTATTACGAGGACCTGACGGTGGAGAGCTTCTCGGCTCTGCTGGACAGGATGGCTGCCGGCGAGGTGCCCGTGCCCGGCCCGCAAAACGGCCGCTACACCTCGGAGCCTGCGGGCGGGTTGACAAGCCTGACCGAGTACGAGGCCGGCAAGGATCCCTATAACGCCTCCGCGCGTCTGGCGGTGGACCTGGGCGATACGCTCAAGCGGATCGACGGCTCCGAAGTGCCGCTGACGGCACCCTGGCTCGGCAAGGACGCCGCGCTGCCCAAGCCCGCGAACCGCCAGGACGCCCCGGTGGCAGAAGCCAAATCCGTTGCGGCCGAGGCCGCGCCCGACCCGGCGGTCGCGCCCGCAGCGACCCCTGCCGAGGCGCCCAAGGTCACGCCGACCGCCGTTCTGCCGGGGCAGGCCGAGTTGGCCACGCGCAAGGGCAACTGGAAGTACGGGGCCGCCGCCCCGCAGCAGGGCGCCAAGCCCAAGATGCTGGAGAGTGCCCGCGCGGGCGGTGCGGACGATCTCAAGAAGATCAAGGGCGTGGGCCCCAAGCTCGAGACCTTGCTGAACAGCATGGGGATTTATCATTTCGACCAGATCGCGGCCTGGTCCGACGCTGAACTCGCCTGGGTCGACGAGAACCTCGAGGGGTTCAAGGGACGGGCGTCGCGGGACGAGTGGGTCGCACAGGCGAAAACCCTTGCGTCGGGAGGAGAGACAGAATTTTCTTCCCGCGTTACAAAGGGTGACGTTTACTGA
- the nuoF gene encoding NADH-quinone oxidoreductase subunit NuoF, with protein MLQDQDRIFTNIYGMHDRTLAGARKRGHWDGTDKLIQMGRDDIVKIMKDSGLRGRGGAGFPTGLKWSFMPKESDGRPHYLVVNADESEPGTCKDREIMRHDPHTLIEGCLIASFAMGAHASYIYIRGEYIREREALQAAIDEAYEAGLLGKNAAGSGWDFDLYLTHGAGAYICGEETALIESLEGKKGMPRMKPPFPAGAGLYGCPTTVNNVESIAVVPTILRRGADWFAQFGRPNNAGTKLFAISGHVNQPCVVEEAMSISFEELIDKHCGGIRGGWDNLKAVIPGGSSVPCVRGENMRDAIMDFDYLRGELGSGLGTAAVIVMDQSTDIIKAIWRLSAFYKHESCGQCTPCREGTGWMMRVMDRLVRGEAEVEEIDMLFDVTKQVEGHTICALGDAAAWPIQGLIRNFRDEIEDRIKAQKTGRVTAALAAE; from the coding sequence ATGCTGCAAGATCAGGACCGGATCTTTACCAATATCTACGGGATGCATGACCGCACTCTGGCCGGAGCCCGCAAGCGCGGGCACTGGGACGGGACCGACAAGCTGATCCAGATGGGCCGTGACGACATCGTCAAGATCATGAAGGACAGTGGTCTGCGCGGGCGGGGCGGCGCGGGCTTCCCCACGGGGCTCAAGTGGTCCTTCATGCCCAAGGAAAGCGACGGGCGGCCCCATTACCTGGTGGTGAATGCCGACGAATCCGAGCCGGGCACCTGCAAGGACCGGGAGATCATGCGCCATGATCCCCACACGTTGATCGAGGGCTGCCTGATCGCGTCCTTCGCCATGGGGGCCCATGCCAGCTACATCTATATCCGCGGCGAGTATATCCGCGAGCGCGAGGCGCTGCAGGCGGCGATCGACGAGGCCTACGAGGCGGGGCTTCTGGGCAAGAACGCCGCCGGCTCCGGCTGGGATTTCGACCTCTACCTGACCCACGGGGCGGGCGCCTATATCTGCGGCGAGGAAACCGCTCTGATCGAGAGCCTGGAGGGCAAGAAGGGCATGCCGCGCATGAAGCCGCCCTTCCCGGCGGGCGCGGGGCTCTATGGTTGCCCGACCACGGTCAACAACGTGGAATCCATCGCCGTGGTGCCGACGATCCTGCGGCGCGGGGCCGACTGGTTCGCGCAGTTCGGGCGCCCCAACAACGCGGGCACCAAGCTCTTCGCGATCTCGGGCCATGTGAACCAGCCCTGCGTGGTCGAGGAGGCCATGAGCATCTCCTTCGAGGAGTTGATCGACAAGCATTGCGGCGGCATTCGCGGCGGGTGGGACAACCTCAAGGCGGTGATCCCCGGCGGGTCGTCCGTGCCGTGTGTGCGCGGCGAGAACATGCGCGACGCGATCATGGATTTCGACTACCTGCGGGGCGAGCTGGGCTCCGGCCTCGGCACGGCGGCGGTGATCGTGATGGATCAGTCCACCGACATCATCAAGGCGATCTGGCGGCTCTCGGCCTTCTACAAGCACGAAAGCTGCGGCCAGTGCACGCCCTGCCGCGAAGGCACCGGCTGGATGATGCGGGTGATGGACCGGCTGGTGCGCGGCGAGGCGGAGGTCGAAGAGATCGACATGCTGTTTGACGTCACCAAGCAGGTCGAGGGCCACACGATCTGCGCGCTCGGCGACGCGGCGGCCTGGCCGATCCAGGGCCTGATCCGCAACTTCCGCGACGAGATCGAGGACCGGATCAAGGCGCAGAAGACCGGGCGCGTCACGGCGGCCCTGGCAGCCGAGTGA
- a CDS encoding NuoB/complex I 20 kDa subunit family protein: MGVSTAAYDAGPDKEHATQLLNNELQDKGFLLTSTEDIINWARTGSLHWMTFGLACCAVEMMHTSMPRYDAERFGIAPRASPRQSDVMIVAGTLTNKMAPALRKVYDQMPEPRYVISMGSCANGGGYYHYSYSVVRGCDRVVPVDIYVPGCPPTAEALLYGLLQLQRKIRRTGTIVR, from the coding sequence ATGGGAGTGAGCACCGCAGCCTATGACGCAGGCCCCGACAAGGAGCACGCGACGCAACTTCTCAACAACGAGTTGCAGGACAAGGGCTTTCTGCTGACCTCGACCGAGGACATCATCAACTGGGCGCGCACCGGCTCGCTGCACTGGATGACCTTCGGTCTGGCCTGCTGCGCGGTCGAGATGATGCACACCTCGATGCCGCGCTACGATGCCGAACGCTTCGGGATCGCGCCGCGCGCCTCGCCGCGCCAGTCGGACGTGATGATCGTGGCCGGCACGCTGACCAACAAGATGGCGCCCGCGCTGCGCAAGGTCTACGACCAGATGCCCGAGCCGCGCTACGTGATCTCGATGGGGTCCTGCGCCAATGGCGGGGGCTATTACCATTACAGCTATTCGGTGGTGCGCGGCTGCGACCGCGTGGTGCCCGTGGACATCTATGTCCCCGGCTGCCCGCCGACGGCGGAGGCGCTGCTCTACGGTCTGTTGCAGTTGCAGCGCAAGATCCGCCGGACCGGAACGATCGTGCGGTGA
- a CDS encoding NADH-quinone oxidoreductase subunit A: MEELLREYLPILVFLAIAIGLGLVLILAAVILAVRNPDPEKVSAYECGFNAFDDARMKFDVRFYLVAILFIIFDLEVAFLFPWAVAFQDVGVVGFWSMMVFLAVLTIGFAYEWKKGALEWE; the protein is encoded by the coding sequence GTGGAAGAGTTGCTTCGAGAATACCTTCCGATCCTTGTTTTCCTGGCGATTGCCATCGGATTGGGCCTTGTCCTGATCCTCGCTGCGGTGATCCTCGCGGTGCGCAATCCGGACCCCGAGAAGGTGTCGGCCTATGAGTGCGGGTTCAACGCCTTCGACGATGCGCGGATGAAGTTCGACGTGCGCTTCTACCTGGTGGCGATTCTCTTCATCATCTTCGATCTGGAGGTCGCGTTCCTCTTCCCCTGGGCGGTGGCGTTCCAGGATGTGGGGGTCGTCGGGTTCTGGAGCATGATGGTTTTCCTGGCGGTCCTGACGATCGGGTTCGCCTACGAATGGAAAAAAGGAGCCCTCGAATGGGAGTGA
- a CDS encoding DUF5333 family protein gives MRGAGAVAVLGLLMGCTAPVSTGMPVAPATAETETPNRAALPTELPPELYALAFDLTMARTLAAECGGGVSVNEGLTDTILQEATRDLSVQGYTSADIQRVRETLPEARVAADRAAYYQSNAITPDNPDSFCAAARREASARTGIGRFLAVGA, from the coding sequence ATGAGGGGCGCTGGTGCAGTTGCGGTGCTGGGGCTGTTGATGGGCTGCACGGCCCCAGTCTCCACGGGGATGCCCGTGGCACCGGCCACGGCGGAGACCGAGACACCCAACCGGGCGGCGCTGCCGACAGAATTGCCGCCGGAGCTTTATGCCCTGGCCTTCGACCTGACCATGGCGCGGACCCTGGCGGCGGAATGCGGCGGCGGGGTTTCGGTGAACGAGGGGCTGACCGACACCATCCTGCAGGAAGCGACGCGCGATCTGTCGGTGCAGGGCTATACATCGGCGGATATCCAGCGCGTGCGCGAGACCCTGCCCGAGGCCCGGGTCGCCGCGGACCGCGCGGCCTATTACCAGAGCAACGCGATCACGCCGGACAACCCCGACAGCTTCTGCGCCGCCGCGCGGCGGGAGGCTTCGGCCCGCACCGGCATCGGCCGCTTCCTGGCGGTGGGCGCATGA
- a CDS encoding sulfotransferase family protein produces MADVTLLFGIGATKAGTSWLQYYLDRHPEVHLWTHKELHYFDALDRDQVMEQIDGLCDKRAGLRARMRDASGAEHDRLRFEVAEIDRYLGLLGQGVERPQAYVAFLKKGRKGARVVGDITPAYALLSEDRLRSMAALGPVTKFIYLLRDPIDRLWSNIRMMAGWKGGSEKDIADRANWIFDRWTRGEEKALAERCDYEGPLTRILSAIPEKDRFLGFYEELFRPETVARICAFLGIASRPAPLETRVHASAPIALEPGRRAIAAEALAPQYDHVHRLIGRIPAGWHAAEVGV; encoded by the coding sequence ATGGCCGATGTCACGCTCCTGTTCGGGATCGGTGCCACGAAAGCGGGCACGAGCTGGCTCCAGTACTACCTGGATCGCCACCCGGAGGTGCATCTTTGGACCCACAAGGAGCTGCATTACTTCGACGCACTGGATCGCGACCAGGTGATGGAGCAGATCGACGGGCTATGTGACAAGCGGGCGGGTCTGCGGGCGCGGATGCGCGACGCCTCGGGCGCCGAGCATGACAGGCTGCGTTTCGAAGTGGCCGAGATCGACCGCTATCTCGGCCTGCTGGGGCAGGGGGTCGAGCGGCCCCAGGCCTATGTCGCCTTCCTCAAAAAGGGGCGCAAGGGCGCGAGGGTCGTGGGGGATATCACGCCGGCCTATGCGCTGCTCTCGGAGGACCGTCTGCGGTCCATGGCCGCCCTCGGACCGGTGACGAAATTCATCTACCTGTTGCGCGATCCCATCGACCGGCTGTGGTCCAATATCCGCATGATGGCGGGCTGGAAGGGCGGGTCCGAGAAGGACATCGCCGATCGGGCCAACTGGATCTTCGACCGCTGGACCCGGGGCGAAGAGAAGGCCCTGGCGGAGCGCTGCGACTACGAGGGGCCGCTGACGCGGATCCTGTCGGCGATCCCCGAAAAGGACCGCTTCCTGGGCTTTTACGAAGAGCTGTTCCGCCCCGAGACCGTGGCGCGGATCTGTGCCTTTCTCGGGATCGCGTCGCGCCCCGCGCCGCTGGAGACCCGGGTGCATGCAAGCGCGCCCATCGCGCTGGAGCCGGGCCGCCGCGCCATCGCGGCCGAGGCGCTGGCGCCGCAATATGACCATGTACACCGCCTGATCGGCCGCATCCCTGCGGGCTGGCACGCGGCAGAAGTTGGAGTGTAA
- a CDS encoding NADH-quinone oxidoreductase subunit D, whose amino-acid sequence MDGTNFDDALTGEQKIRNFNINFGPQHPAAHGVLRLVLELDGEIVERCDPHIGLLHRGTEKLMESRTYLQNLPYFDRLDYVAPMNQEHAWCLAIEKLTGTVVPRRGSLIRVLYCEIGRILNHLLNITTQAMDVGALTPPLWGFEEREKLMVFYERACGARLHAAYFRPGGVHQDLPPDLLDDIEAWSHEFPSVMDDIDGLLTENRIFKQRNCDIGVVTEEEILEWGYSGVMVRGSGLAWDLRRAQPYECYDEFDFQIPVGKNGDCYDRYLVRMQEMRESLKIIQQAIVKLRETKGDVLARGKLTPPSRADMKTSMEALIHHFKLYTEGFHVPAGEVYAAVEAPKGEFGVFLKSDGTNRPYRAKIRAPGYLHLQSMDHVAKGHQLADVAAIIGTMDVVFGEIDR is encoded by the coding sequence ATGGACGGCACGAATTTCGACGATGCCCTCACGGGCGAGCAGAAGATCCGCAACTTCAACATCAACTTCGGGCCTCAGCACCCGGCGGCCCACGGGGTGCTGCGGCTGGTGCTGGAGCTGGACGGCGAGATCGTGGAGCGGTGCGATCCCCATATCGGGCTTCTGCACCGCGGCACCGAAAAGCTGATGGAGAGCCGCACCTACCTGCAGAACCTGCCCTATTTCGACCGGCTCGACTACGTCGCCCCGATGAACCAGGAGCACGCCTGGTGCCTGGCCATCGAGAAGCTGACCGGCACGGTCGTGCCCCGGCGCGGCTCCCTGATCCGGGTGCTCTATTGCGAGATCGGGCGCATCCTGAACCATCTGCTGAACATCACCACGCAAGCGATGGACGTGGGCGCGCTGACCCCGCCGCTCTGGGGCTTCGAGGAGCGCGAGAAGCTCATGGTGTTCTACGAGCGGGCCTGCGGCGCGCGGCTTCACGCGGCCTATTTCCGGCCCGGTGGCGTGCACCAGGACCTGCCGCCGGACCTGCTGGACGACATCGAGGCCTGGAGCCACGAGTTCCCGTCCGTCATGGACGATATCGACGGGCTTCTGACGGAAAACCGGATCTTCAAGCAGCGCAATTGCGACATTGGCGTGGTCACCGAGGAGGAGATCCTCGAATGGGGTTATTCCGGCGTGATGGTGCGCGGCTCGGGCCTGGCCTGGGATCTGCGCCGCGCGCAGCCCTATGAATGCTACGACGAGTTCGACTTCCAGATCCCCGTGGGCAAGAACGGCGACTGCTACGATCGCTATCTCGTGCGGATGCAGGAGATGCGCGAGAGCCTCAAGATCATCCAGCAGGCCATCGTCAAGCTGCGCGAGACCAAGGGCGACGTGCTGGCGCGCGGCAAGCTGACCCCACCGTCGCGGGCGGACATGAAGACCTCGATGGAGGCGCTGATCCATCACTTCAAGCTCTATACCGAGGGGTTCCACGTGCCCGCGGGTGAGGTCTATGCCGCGGTCGAGGCGCCCAAGGGCGAGTTCGGCGTGTTCCTGAAATCCGATGGCACCAACAGGCCCTACCGCGCCAAGATCCGCGCGCCCGGGTATCTGCACCTGCAATCGATGGACCATGTGGCCAAGGGTCACCAGCTGGCGGACGTGGCCGCGATCATCGGCACCATGGACGTGGTTTTCGGGGAGATCGATCGATGA
- a CDS encoding DUF5337 family protein: protein MPQRPDPQEQARVMQARTAAIVVAATMVLWLGAQFAGGQMGLPVRYVFLFDFAALAAFFWALVVGFRLWRARQAKE, encoded by the coding sequence ATGCCCCAGCGCCCCGATCCCCAGGAGCAGGCCCGCGTGATGCAGGCCCGCACCGCCGCCATCGTGGTGGCGGCGACGATGGTGTTGTGGCTCGGGGCGCAATTTGCAGGGGGACAGATGGGCCTGCCGGTCCGTTACGTCTTCCTGTTCGATTTTGCCGCACTGGCAGCGTTCTTCTGGGCGCTGGTGGTGGGGTTCAGACTCTGGCGGGCACGCCAGGCGAAGGAGTGA
- a CDS encoding DUF3291 domain-containing protein: MSAAQTYAAAGHHLAQLNVGRLVAETDDPRVAEFMENLDRINGLGKRMPGFVWMMEGSGAPDTGNTDAKIEGDPRYVSNLTVWEDVASLETFVWGTIHKQFYARRAEWFEALGEMHFVMWWVPAGHRPSLDEALARLAHLETHGDSDHAFGWSYLKEARLWKDHSCAPVAAE, from the coding sequence ATGAGCGCGGCGCAGACATACGCGGCCGCCGGGCATCACCTGGCGCAGCTCAATGTCGGGCGGTTGGTGGCCGAGACGGACGATCCGCGCGTGGCGGAGTTCATGGAGAATCTCGACCGCATCAACGGCCTGGGCAAGCGCATGCCCGGGTTCGTGTGGATGATGGAAGGCTCTGGCGCGCCGGACACCGGCAACACGGATGCCAAGATCGAGGGCGATCCGCGCTACGTGTCCAACCTGACCGTCTGGGAGGACGTGGCGAGCCTGGAGACCTTCGTCTGGGGCACGATCCACAAGCAGTTCTATGCGCGTCGCGCCGAGTGGTTCGAGGCCCTTGGCGAGATGCATTTCGTGATGTGGTGGGTCCCCGCGGGCCACCGCCCGAGCCTCGACGAGGCTTTGGCGCGGCTTGCGCATCTCGAGACCCACGGAGACAGCGACCACGCCTTCGGCTGGTCATATCTGAAAGAGGCGCGCCTGTGGAAGGACCACAGCTGCGCGCCCGTAGCGGCGGAGTAA
- a CDS encoding NADH-quinone oxidoreductase subunit C: MTAALQELAAHIEMKRPDCVISTEIAHDELTVVATPNSIVGLVAFLKTDATCKFSTLIDITAVDYPERAQRFDVVYHFLSMYQNHRIRIRVPVREDDIVPSIISEHPSANWFEREVFDMFGILFSGHPDLRRILTDYGFRGYPLRKDFPTTGYTEVRYDEEKKRVVYEPVNLVQEYRQFDFMSPWEGAEYILPGDEKTDDKAEAKG, from the coding sequence ATGACCGCAGCCCTCCAGGAGCTGGCCGCTCATATCGAGATGAAACGCCCCGATTGCGTGATCTCGACCGAGATCGCCCATGACGAGCTGACCGTGGTGGCAACACCGAATTCGATTGTCGGCTTGGTGGCGTTTCTCAAGACGGACGCGACCTGCAAGTTCTCCACCCTGATCGACATCACGGCGGTGGACTACCCCGAGCGCGCGCAACGCTTCGACGTGGTCTACCACTTCCTGTCGATGTACCAGAACCACCGCATCCGCATCCGGGTGCCGGTGCGCGAGGACGACATCGTGCCCTCGATCATCTCCGAACACCCGTCGGCCAACTGGTTCGAGCGCGAGGTGTTCGACATGTTCGGCATCCTGTTCTCGGGCCATCCCGACCTGCGGCGGATCCTCACGGATTACGGGTTTCGCGGCTACCCGCTGCGCAAGGACTTCCCGACCACGGGCTACACCGAGGTGCGGTATGACGAGGAGAAGAAGCGCGTCGTATATGAGCCGGTGAACCTGGTGCAGGAATACCGTCAGTTCGACTTCATGTCGCCCTGGGAAGGCGCGGAATACATCCTGCCCGGCGACGAGAAGACCGACGACAAAGCAGAGGCCAAGGGCTGA